From one Dyella sp. 2HG41-7 genomic stretch:
- a CDS encoding GNAT family N-acetyltransferase, with product MIRIARAEDAEATHAIYAPTITDTAITFETELPGADAMRQRILTRLQHYPWLVWEENGNVLAYAYATRFRERAAYDWIAETSIYVHADARRRGIARKLYAVLLDVMRLQGINQAVGVITMPGEVSVALHESMGFEPAGVWREAGYKLGQWWDVGVWQKTLQRTTNPPKPVQAFSSLAISDALQALLDR from the coding sequence ATGATCCGTATCGCCCGGGCCGAAGATGCCGAAGCCACCCACGCCATCTACGCTCCCACGATCACCGACACCGCCATCACGTTCGAAACGGAACTCCCTGGCGCGGACGCGATGCGCCAACGCATTCTGACTCGCCTGCAGCACTACCCGTGGCTGGTGTGGGAAGAAAACGGCAACGTGCTCGCTTACGCCTATGCCACGCGCTTTCGCGAGCGGGCCGCTTACGATTGGATTGCGGAAACATCGATCTACGTACACGCCGATGCGCGACGTCGCGGCATCGCGCGCAAGCTTTACGCGGTGCTGCTCGATGTCATGCGCTTGCAAGGTATCAATCAGGCCGTCGGCGTGATCACCATGCCCGGTGAGGTGAGCGTCGCGTTGCACGAGTCCATGGGATTCGAACCCGCGGGCGTTTGGCGCGAAGCCGGTTACAAGCTGGGGCAATGGTGGGATGTCGGTGTGTGGCAAAAGACATTGCAGCGCACCACCAATCCGCCAAAACCTGTGCAAGCATTTTCGTCGCTCGCCATATCCGACGCACTGCAGGCGTTGCTCGATCGCTAA
- a CDS encoding RcnB family protein, with product MKKQLAAIAFCSAMLMSSQFAMAQAYRPGPPPPQQQRYRGMYDQGRHEGWYKRGGRIPPSYRGSRYVVTDYRRYRLRPPPRGYQYIRSDNGDFLLAAVATGAILSIIAASH from the coding sequence ATGAAGAAGCAGTTAGCAGCCATCGCCTTCTGCAGTGCGATGCTGATGTCGTCGCAATTTGCGATGGCGCAGGCTTATCGCCCCGGACCGCCGCCGCCGCAACAGCAACGCTATCGCGGCATGTACGACCAGGGTCGACACGAAGGTTGGTACAAGCGGGGCGGACGCATTCCGCCGTCGTATCGCGGCAGCAGGTACGTGGTGACCGACTACCGTCGCTATCGCCTGCGTCCGCCGCCGCGCGGATACCAGTACATCCGCAGCGACAACGGTGACTTCCTGTTGGCGGCTGTCGCCACTGGGGCGATCCTCAGCATCATTGCGGCCAGTCACTGA
- a CDS encoding cupin domain-containing protein, whose protein sequence is MKRIVNIADIELQPFPPGYAPTGDAAQRFEARIGRVSMQMGAKHLGYNITAVPPGKRAFPLHNHRVNEEMFFVLEGEGEIRVGAERHPIRQGDIIACPPGGPDSAHQIINTGAAELRYLAVSSKLTPEICEYPDSNKYGILGDFGVDQDGKPQVLRLITRQGESVDYWEGE, encoded by the coding sequence ATGAAACGCATCGTCAATATCGCCGATATCGAACTGCAACCCTTCCCGCCCGGCTACGCCCCGACCGGCGACGCCGCGCAACGCTTCGAAGCACGCATTGGGCGCGTGTCCATGCAAATGGGCGCGAAACATCTCGGCTACAACATCACCGCCGTGCCGCCGGGCAAGCGCGCCTTTCCGCTGCACAATCATCGTGTGAACGAAGAGATGTTTTTCGTGCTGGAAGGCGAAGGAGAAATTCGCGTCGGCGCGGAGCGTCATCCGATTCGCCAAGGCGACATCATCGCCTGCCCGCCGGGCGGCCCGGACAGCGCGCATCAAATCATCAATACCGGCGCCGCCGAACTGCGCTACTTGGCGGTGAGCAGCAAGCTCACACCGGAAATTTGCGAATACCCGGATTCCAACAAGTACGGCATCCTGGGCGACTTCGGCGTGGACCAAGACGGCAAGCCGCAAGTGCTGCGCCTGATCACGCGCCAAGGCGAGTCGGTCGACTATTGGGAAGGCGAATAG
- a CDS encoding enoyl-CoA hydratase-related protein, protein MTSSVQIADHAGIRELRLNRPDVHNAFDDRLIADLTAALVDAGNDPAVRAVVLTGVGASFSAGADLNWMRGMAKASEAENREDSLRLAALMRTLQFLPKPTIARVNGAAYGGGVGLVACCDIAIGVNTAKFGLTEVKLGLVPAVISPYVIAAVGLRQARRLFLTGEIFDAETAAQIGLLHEVVAADYLDDTVHTVLKQLAKAGPIAQHEAKQLAFNMHGLTEAAAERIDRDNAALIARLRVSQEGQEGLAAFLDKRAASWTHSS, encoded by the coding sequence ATGACCTCCTCCGTACAGATCGCCGACCACGCGGGCATCCGCGAGCTCCGCCTGAACCGACCGGACGTGCACAACGCCTTTGACGACCGGCTGATCGCCGATCTCACCGCGGCCCTGGTCGATGCCGGTAACGATCCGGCCGTGCGCGCGGTGGTGCTGACGGGCGTGGGCGCGAGCTTTTCCGCCGGCGCCGATCTCAACTGGATGCGCGGCATGGCCAAGGCCAGCGAAGCAGAAAACCGGGAGGATTCCCTGCGCCTTGCCGCCCTGATGCGCACGCTACAGTTTCTGCCCAAGCCCACCATCGCCCGCGTCAACGGCGCGGCGTATGGCGGCGGCGTGGGGCTTGTGGCTTGCTGCGATATCGCCATCGGCGTGAACACGGCAAAGTTCGGGCTTACCGAAGTGAAACTCGGGCTGGTTCCCGCAGTGATCTCCCCGTACGTGATCGCCGCCGTCGGTTTGCGCCAGGCGCGCCGCTTATTCCTTACCGGCGAGATTTTCGATGCGGAAACCGCCGCGCAAATCGGCTTGTTGCACGAGGTGGTTGCCGCCGATTATCTGGACGACACCGTGCATACCGTGCTCAAGCAACTGGCTAAGGCCGGGCCCATCGCGCAGCACGAGGCCAAGCAACTCGCCTTCAATATGCATGGGCTGACTGAAGCCGCCGCCGAACGGATCGACCGCGACAACGCCGCATTGATTGCCCGTTTGCGCGTCTCGCAAGAAGGTCAGGAAGGGTTGGCCGCTTTCCTCGACAAACGCGCGGCAAGCTGGACGCATAGCAGCTGA
- a CDS encoding YdeI/OmpD-associated family protein has product MANRDPRIDAYIAKSADFAKPILEHLRGVVHAAYPDIEEGIKWNCPHFMYDGKLVCSMAAFKQHCALHFWHGKDVVGETHHEGMGQFGKITSVKELPSKKELVAYVRKAMALRDAGVTRQRSAPSKKPPLECPADFAALLKKHAAARKHYEAFSPSAQREYVEWITEAKTDATRQKRIATALEWLAEGKHRNWKYQK; this is encoded by the coding sequence ATGGCCAACCGCGATCCACGTATCGACGCCTACATCGCCAAGTCGGCCGACTTCGCCAAACCCATTCTTGAACACTTGCGCGGCGTGGTGCATGCGGCCTATCCCGATATCGAGGAAGGCATCAAATGGAATTGCCCGCATTTTATGTACGACGGCAAGCTGGTGTGTTCCATGGCGGCGTTCAAACAACATTGCGCCCTCCATTTCTGGCATGGCAAAGATGTGGTGGGCGAAACGCATCATGAAGGTATGGGCCAGTTCGGCAAGATCACGTCGGTGAAAGAATTGCCGAGCAAGAAAGAACTGGTCGCCTATGTTCGCAAAGCCATGGCGTTGCGAGACGCCGGTGTGACGAGGCAGCGGTCCGCGCCATCGAAGAAACCGCCGCTCGAATGTCCTGCCGATTTCGCAGCGCTGCTTAAAAAGCACGCGGCGGCGCGTAAACATTACGAAGCCTTTAGTCCCAGCGCGCAACGCGAATACGTCGAATGGATCACCGAAGCCAAGACCGACGCCACGCGCCAGAAACGCATCGCCACCGCACTGGAATGGCTGGCCGAAGGCAAACATCGCAATTGGAAATATCAAAAATGA
- a CDS encoding GNAT family N-acetyltransferase, whose translation MPDFTIRPVEPRDNAAVAAIIRTVMPEFGADGPGFAIHDAEVDDMHASYARPRSAYFVVERDGVVIGGGGIAPLDGGHADICELRKMYFLPEARGIGAGANMMHRCLDAARGFDFKRCYIETLTGMDAAQSLYRKHGFEPLREPLGGTGHFSCDCFYIRDL comes from the coding sequence ATGCCCGACTTCACCATCCGCCCCGTCGAGCCGCGCGACAACGCCGCGGTCGCCGCCATCATTCGCACCGTCATGCCCGAATTCGGCGCCGACGGTCCCGGCTTCGCCATCCACGATGCCGAAGTCGACGATATGCACGCATCATACGCGCGCCCGCGCAGCGCGTATTTTGTCGTGGAGCGCGATGGCGTCGTGATCGGCGGCGGCGGCATCGCGCCGCTGGACGGCGGCCATGCGGATATTTGCGAACTGCGCAAAATGTATTTCCTACCCGAAGCGCGCGGCATCGGCGCTGGCGCAAACATGATGCACCGCTGCCTGGATGCCGCTCGCGGTTTCGATTTCAAGCGCTGTTATATCGAAACGCTCACTGGCATGGACGCCGCGCAAAGTCTGTATCGCAAGCATGGCTTCGAGCCGTTGCGCGAACCCTTGGGCGGCACCGGACATTTCAGCTGCGATTGTTTTTACATTCGCGATCTCTAA
- a CDS encoding FeoA family protein, translating to MRLSDLPKGASAVVERVEDAHANDLIAQRLRDLGFVAGERVKLVASGPVGADPLLIQIGSTRFALRRAEAARVAVQEVA from the coding sequence GTGCGCCTGTCCGATTTGCCGAAAGGTGCGTCCGCTGTGGTTGAACGAGTCGAAGATGCCCATGCCAACGATCTGATCGCGCAACGCCTGCGCGACCTGGGTTTTGTCGCGGGCGAACGCGTGAAGCTGGTGGCGAGTGGTCCGGTGGGTGCGGACCCGTTGCTGATCCAGATCGGCTCGACGCGCTTTGCGTTGCGCCGCGCCGAAGCCGCGCGCGTCGCGGTGCAGGAGGTCGCATGA
- a CDS encoding SDR family NAD(P)-dependent oxidoreductase: MQLNQVKAVITGGASGLGHAVAQHLVANGGRVALFDVNEEKGQEAAKALGDNARFFRTDVTSEEGVVANVAAAREAMGGLNVVINCAGILGAGRVLGKEGAMPLNTFATTVMVNLVGSFNVAKAGAALMQSNDAGEDGERGVIINTASVAAYEGQIGQAAYSASKGGVVGMTLPMARELSRFGIRVATIAPGIFWTPMVDGMPPQVQESLSASIPFPSRLGKPDEFASTVAFILGNRYINGETIRLDGAVRLQPK; encoded by the coding sequence ATGCAGCTCAATCAAGTCAAAGCCGTCATCACGGGCGGCGCTTCCGGTCTCGGTCACGCGGTCGCCCAGCATCTGGTGGCGAACGGCGGCCGTGTCGCCCTGTTCGATGTCAATGAAGAAAAGGGTCAGGAAGCGGCCAAGGCGCTGGGCGACAACGCGCGCTTTTTCCGCACCGACGTGACGTCGGAAGAAGGCGTGGTCGCCAATGTCGCCGCCGCGCGCGAAGCGATGGGCGGGTTGAACGTGGTGATCAATTGCGCGGGCATCCTGGGCGCCGGCCGCGTGCTTGGCAAAGAAGGCGCGATGCCCTTGAACACCTTTGCCACCACGGTCATGGTGAACCTGGTGGGCAGCTTCAACGTGGCCAAGGCCGGCGCAGCGCTGATGCAAAGCAACGACGCCGGCGAAGACGGCGAGCGCGGCGTGATCATCAACACTGCCAGCGTTGCAGCCTATGAAGGCCAGATCGGCCAGGCCGCATATTCCGCCTCGAAAGGCGGTGTCGTCGGCATGACCTTGCCGATGGCGCGCGAATTGTCGCGTTTCGGTATCCGCGTGGCGACCATCGCGCCGGGCATCTTCTGGACGCCAATGGTGGATGGCATGCCGCCGCAGGTGCAGGAATCGCTGTCCGCCTCCATCCCCTTCCCTTCGCGCCTGGGCAAGCCGGACGAATTTGCGTCGACGGTGGCGTTTATTCTCGGCAATCGCTATATCAACGGCGAAACCATTCGCCTCGATGGCGCGGTGCGGTTGCAGCCGAAGTAA
- the yeiP gene encoding elongation factor P-like protein YeiP, whose translation MKASDVKKGNVIEHEGTVYQVRDIERSSPTARGGNVTFRFTLYSIPGGRKFDLSLRADDDLKEMDLVRRAANFSYMDGETYVFMDNEDYTQYTLDADLIGDNGGYIVEGVEGYYVQVIDDAPVGLQVPTSVILTVTDTAPELKGASATKRTKPAKLNTGIEIQVPEYITNDEKVWVNTVTGEFAGRAS comes from the coding sequence ATGAAAGCTTCCGACGTCAAGAAAGGCAACGTAATCGAACACGAAGGCACCGTGTATCAGGTGCGCGATATCGAACGCAGCTCGCCGACAGCACGTGGCGGCAACGTTACGTTCCGTTTCACGCTGTATTCCATTCCGGGCGGTCGCAAATTCGACCTGAGCCTGCGCGCCGACGACGATCTGAAAGAAATGGATCTGGTTCGCCGCGCCGCGAATTTCTCGTACATGGACGGCGAGACCTACGTGTTCATGGATAACGAGGATTACACGCAGTACACGCTCGACGCGGACTTGATCGGCGACAACGGCGGTTACATCGTCGAAGGCGTGGAAGGTTATTACGTGCAAGTCATCGACGACGCGCCGGTGGGTTTGCAAGTGCCGACCAGCGTGATTCTTACCGTGACCGATACCGCGCCGGAACTCAAAGGCGCCAGCGCCACCAAGCGCACCAAGCCGGCCAAGCTCAATACCGGCATCGAAATCCAGGTGCCGGAATACATCACCAACGATGAGAAGGTTTGGGTCAATACGGTGACGGGCGAATTCGCCGGACGCGCTTCGTAA
- a CDS encoding hydroxymethylglutaryl-CoA lyase yields the protein MNADSYVRLVEVSPRDGLQNEKTLLPPDIKIALIDRLSSTGLKTIETTSFVSPRWVPQLADATEVFRHIRKVPGVCYPVLVPNEQGYRIAREVGATEVSVFTAASEAFNRANINATIAESLERFEPVLEEAKAEGVRVRGYVSTALGCPYQGEVAIADVVRVSKRLYEMGCYEISVADTIGVGTPAKAREMLHAVSQEIPMHALAVHFHDTYGQALANILACLEEGVRVVDTAVSGTGGCPYAKGATGNVASEDVVYMLHGMGMQTGIDLDLLVATGAWLSAQLNKPTASRVTKARTTAA from the coding sequence ATGAACGCAGACTCTTATGTTCGCCTGGTCGAGGTCAGCCCTCGCGATGGTTTGCAGAACGAGAAAACATTGCTTCCGCCCGACATCAAGATCGCGCTGATCGATCGTTTGTCGTCGACGGGTTTGAAAACCATCGAAACCACCAGCTTCGTCAGCCCGCGCTGGGTGCCGCAGTTGGCCGATGCGACGGAAGTGTTCCGGCATATCCGCAAGGTGCCGGGCGTGTGTTATCCCGTGCTCGTTCCCAACGAGCAGGGTTATCGGATCGCGCGCGAAGTCGGCGCCACCGAGGTGTCGGTGTTCACTGCCGCGTCCGAAGCGTTCAATCGCGCCAACATCAACGCCACCATCGCCGAATCGCTGGAACGCTTCGAGCCGGTATTGGAGGAAGCGAAAGCCGAAGGCGTCCGAGTGCGCGGCTATGTTTCCACCGCGCTGGGTTGCCCGTATCAGGGCGAAGTGGCGATCGCCGACGTAGTGCGTGTTTCCAAGCGACTGTACGAGATGGGTTGCTACGAAATTTCCGTCGCCGACACCATCGGCGTGGGCACGCCCGCCAAGGCGAGAGAAATGCTGCATGCGGTGTCGCAGGAAATTCCCATGCATGCGCTGGCGGTGCATTTCCACGACACCTACGGTCAGGCGCTGGCCAACATCCTTGCGTGTCTGGAAGAAGGCGTGCGCGTGGTCGACACCGCCGTCTCCGGCACGGGCGGCTGCCCGTATGCGAAAGGCGCCACGGGCAACGTCGCCAGTGAAGACGTGGTCTACATGCTGCACGGCATGGGCATGCAAACCGGCATCGATCTGGACCTGCTCGTCGCGACCGGTGCGTGGCTCTCCGCGCAACTCAATAAACCCACTGCCAGCCGCGTGACCAAAGCACGCACAACGGCCGCATGA
- a CDS encoding acetyl/propionyl/methylcrotonyl-CoA carboxylase subunit alpha: MFERVLIANRGEIACRVIRTCRRLGIHTIAVYSDADKDAQHVRLADEAWPIGGPRPADSYLRSDTILEVAQKSGAQAIHPGYGFLSENTAFARACTEAGIAFIGPRPESIDAMGSKAAAKALMEQHRVPLVPGYHGDNQETDVLADHARKTGFPLMIKAAAGGGGKGMRIVRSEKEFADALASAQREAASSFGDTRVILERYVDHPRHIEFQVFGDTQGNVIHLNERECSAQRRYQKVLEETPSPFLNAERRQAMGEAAVAAAKAVSYVGAGTVEFIVAQDGTFYFMEMNTRLQVEHPVTEETLGLDLVEWQLRIAAGEPLPLQQEQVHARGHAIEVRLYAEDPDQNFLPGSGKLRTLHLPAPSRHVRLDGGVIEGDTVTIFYDPMIAKLIVYDADRTQALQRLREALAECDIVGPKSNIAFLERLVSHPVVIEGRIDTGYLDRHLDEFLTGDTAPSHHVLFAAATAALLHDERAVLAGAAHGSDPYSPWSRADAWRIGHAGKRIVALSLRDQRYEIDAHGHDGDYQLQYGTSHCDVRGARIDGEALSARFDGQGMRFAVHADKERVSLHDANGQRRHAFVRAAAFAWESKAGTGGNQIIAPMPGRIVLVKAKTGDNVEEGQELLVMEAMKMELALKAPRAGTIESVSATQGEFVEADTVLVRFAS, translated from the coding sequence ATGTTCGAGCGCGTATTGATTGCCAACCGCGGCGAGATCGCCTGCCGCGTCATCCGCACCTGCCGGCGGCTGGGTATTCACACCATTGCGGTGTATTCGGACGCGGACAAAGACGCGCAACACGTGCGCCTCGCCGATGAAGCGTGGCCAATCGGCGGTCCGCGACCGGCCGATTCGTATCTGCGCAGCGACACGATTCTGGAGGTCGCCCAAAAATCCGGCGCGCAAGCGATTCATCCCGGTTACGGTTTTCTTTCCGAGAACACCGCCTTTGCGCGCGCGTGCACGGAAGCCGGCATCGCCTTTATCGGCCCGCGCCCGGAAAGCATCGACGCAATGGGTTCCAAGGCGGCCGCCAAGGCGTTGATGGAACAACACCGCGTGCCGCTGGTGCCGGGCTATCACGGCGACAATCAGGAAACGGATGTACTTGCCGACCACGCGCGCAAGACCGGCTTTCCGCTGATGATCAAGGCCGCCGCGGGCGGTGGCGGCAAAGGTATGCGCATCGTGCGCTCAGAGAAAGAATTTGCGGATGCGCTCGCCTCTGCGCAGCGCGAAGCCGCCAGTTCTTTCGGCGATACGCGCGTGATTCTGGAGCGCTATGTGGATCATCCGCGCCACATCGAGTTTCAGGTGTTCGGCGACACGCAGGGCAACGTTATCCATTTGAACGAGCGCGAGTGTTCTGCGCAGCGTCGCTATCAAAAAGTGTTGGAGGAAACACCATCGCCTTTCTTGAACGCCGAACGTCGCCAAGCCATGGGCGAAGCAGCCGTTGCGGCGGCCAAAGCGGTGAGCTATGTCGGCGCCGGCACGGTGGAATTTATCGTCGCTCAGGACGGCACGTTCTATTTCATGGAAATGAACACCCGTCTCCAAGTGGAGCATCCGGTTACCGAAGAAACGCTGGGGCTCGATTTAGTCGAATGGCAACTGCGCATTGCCGCGGGCGAACCGCTGCCGCTGCAGCAAGAGCAAGTTCATGCGCGCGGCCACGCGATCGAAGTGCGTCTCTACGCGGAAGATCCGGATCAGAATTTCCTGCCCGGCTCGGGCAAGTTGCGCACCTTGCACCTGCCTGCCCCGTCGCGCCACGTGCGTTTGGACGGCGGCGTCATCGAAGGCGACACCGTAACGATTTTTTACGATCCCATGATCGCCAAACTGATCGTGTACGACGCCGATCGCACCCAAGCGCTGCAACGACTGCGCGAAGCGTTAGCCGAATGTGACATCGTCGGGCCGAAATCGAATATCGCGTTTCTCGAACGGCTGGTCAGTCACCCGGTGGTGATCGAAGGCCGCATCGATACCGGTTACCTGGATCGCCACCTTGATGAATTTCTAACTGGCGATACGGCACCCTCGCATCATGTCCTTTTCGCTGCCGCGACTGCCGCTTTGCTTCACGACGAACGCGCCGTACTTGCCGGCGCGGCGCACGGCAGCGATCCGTATTCGCCCTGGTCGCGCGCCGATGCGTGGCGCATCGGGCATGCGGGCAAACGGATCGTCGCGCTTTCGTTACGCGATCAGCGTTATGAAATCGACGCGCATGGTCACGATGGCGACTATCAATTGCAATACGGAACGTCGCACTGCGACGTGCGCGGCGCGCGCATCGATGGTGAAGCACTCAGCGCCCGCTTCGACGGACAAGGCATGCGCTTCGCCGTGCACGCCGACAAAGAGCGCGTGTCGCTTCACGATGCAAACGGCCAGCGACGACACGCGTTTGTCCGCGCCGCGGCGTTTGCATGGGAATCCAAAGCGGGCACCGGCGGCAACCAGATTATCGCGCCCATGCCGGGACGCATCGTGTTGGTAAAAGCCAAAACCGGCGACAACGTCGAAGAAGGTCAGGAGCTGCTGGTGATGGAAGCGATGAAAATGGAACTAGCCTTGAAGGCGCCGCGCGCAGGCACCATTGAAAGTGTGAGTGCAACGCAAGGCGAGTTTGTGGAAGCCGATACTGTGCTTGTTCGCTTCGCATCGTAA
- a CDS encoding YncE family protein: MTIRSSRRHAFALHAIATWLLVGSSTACSTGVTGHLPLASVTDAPLTGRTTRWDYASLDPASHRLYLAHLGDSIVTVFDTQAQKVVTDIHNVSHVHGVLFVPELDRVYASATGTDEVVAIDPKTLTITARVPAGDYPDGMAYAPDVHKLYVSDEHGGTDTVIDTRTNKRIATIPLGGDVGNTQYDPITKHIFANVQTRKQLVEIDPVTDKVISRTDLPGAKGNHGLYIDPKTHLAFIACEDNDKLLVFDLVNRRVVQTFDVAKDPDVLGFDTALDWLYVAGESDQVSMFKVQGHAITLLGTAVLGPNAHVVAVDSASHYAYFPLKNLAGKPQLRIMQAKP, from the coding sequence ATGACGATTCGATCCAGTCGGCGCCACGCCTTCGCACTTCATGCTATCGCGACATGGCTTCTTGTCGGGTCGTCAACCGCGTGCAGCACCGGCGTCACCGGACATTTACCGCTCGCCTCCGTGACCGATGCACCGCTCACCGGCCGCACCACACGCTGGGATTACGCCAGTCTCGATCCCGCCTCGCATCGCCTCTATCTCGCGCATCTGGGCGATAGCATCGTCACAGTGTTCGATACGCAAGCGCAAAAAGTGGTGACAGATATCCACAATGTCAGTCACGTGCATGGCGTGTTGTTCGTTCCAGAGCTCGATCGCGTTTATGCATCCGCGACGGGTACGGACGAAGTGGTCGCCATCGATCCCAAGACGTTGACGATCACCGCGCGCGTACCGGCCGGCGATTACCCCGACGGCATGGCGTATGCGCCGGACGTGCACAAGCTCTACGTCTCCGACGAACACGGCGGCACCGATACGGTGATCGATACGCGCACCAACAAGCGCATCGCCACGATTCCGTTAGGCGGCGACGTCGGCAACACGCAATACGATCCGATCACCAAACACATCTTTGCGAACGTGCAAACGCGCAAGCAGCTGGTGGAGATCGATCCGGTCACCGACAAAGTGATCAGCCGAACGGATCTTCCGGGTGCGAAAGGCAATCACGGCCTCTATATCGACCCGAAAACGCATCTCGCTTTTATCGCCTGCGAAGACAACGACAAACTGCTCGTCTTCGACCTGGTTAATCGACGCGTCGTGCAGACCTTCGATGTCGCCAAAGACCCGGATGTTCTGGGCTTCGACACCGCGCTCGATTGGCTCTATGTGGCGGGCGAATCCGACCAGGTTTCGATGTTCAAAGTGCAAGGCCACGCCATAACTTTGCTCGGCACCGCCGTGCTGGGCCCCAATGCGCATGTGGTGGCTGTCGACTCCGCTTCGCACTACGCCTATTTCCCGCTGAAGAATCTGGCGGGAAAGCCGCAGTTGCGCATCATGCAGGCCAAGCCATAA